A section of the Amycolatopsis sp. AA4 genome encodes:
- a CDS encoding acetoin utilization protein AcuC, whose product MSSPAVVWDPSLLKYDLGGQHPFNPVRLDLTVRLATELGVLDGVELLVPTAAGDEELLRVHAPEYLAAVREAPNVGWDVGHGLGTDDNPVFPGMHDATALVVGSTLLAARKIADGEVRRAVNIAGGLHHAMRDHASGFCIYNDCAIAISWLLDHGFDRIAYVDTDVHHGDGVQAAFYDDPRVLTVSMHQHPFTLWPGTGYSAEIGKGKAAGTAVNVPLPPHTQDPGWLRAFDAVVPAVLQEFQPQLLVTQCGVDSHEEDPMADMSLSVDGHRTIYSTLRDLAERYANGRWLAVGGGGYQLIRVVPRSWTHLMATVLDRDVPPDTPLPPGWVSTVTRAAPAADLPAAMTDGKDTAFKPWGDDADDPVDIAIRDTRRAIFPLHGLDPDDPRD is encoded by the coding sequence ATGTCGTCGCCTGCAGTTGTCTGGGATCCGTCGCTGCTGAAGTACGACCTGGGCGGGCAGCATCCGTTCAACCCCGTCCGGCTCGACCTCACCGTGCGGCTCGCTACTGAGCTGGGCGTGCTCGACGGCGTCGAGCTGCTCGTGCCCACCGCGGCGGGCGACGAGGAACTGCTGCGCGTCCACGCGCCCGAGTACCTGGCCGCCGTGCGGGAAGCTCCGAACGTCGGGTGGGACGTCGGGCACGGGCTCGGCACCGACGACAATCCCGTGTTCCCCGGGATGCACGACGCGACCGCGCTCGTCGTCGGTTCGACGCTGCTCGCCGCGCGCAAGATCGCCGACGGCGAGGTGCGGCGGGCAGTCAACATCGCGGGCGGGTTGCACCACGCGATGCGCGATCACGCGTCTGGGTTCTGCATTTACAACGACTGCGCGATCGCCATCTCGTGGCTGCTTGACCACGGCTTCGACCGCATCGCGTACGTCGACACCGACGTGCACCACGGCGACGGCGTCCAAGCCGCGTTTTACGACGACCCTCGCGTGCTAACCGTCTCTATGCACCAGCACCCGTTCACGCTCTGGCCCGGCACCGGCTACTCCGCCGAGATCGGCAAGGGCAAGGCGGCCGGCACGGCGGTGAACGTCCCGCTGCCTCCGCACACGCAGGACCCCGGGTGGCTGCGCGCGTTCGACGCGGTGGTTCCGGCTGTGCTGCAAGAGTTCCAGCCGCAGCTGCTGGTCACCCAGTGCGGGGTGGACTCGCACGAGGAGGACCCGATGGCCGACATGTCGCTGTCGGTCGACGGACACCGCACCATCTACTCCACGCTGCGCGACCTGGCCGAACGCTATGCGAACGGCCGCTGGCTCGCCGTCGGCGGCGGGGGATACCAGCTGATCCGCGTGGTGCCGCGCTCGTGGACGCACCTCATGGCGACCGTGCTGGACCGCGACGTCCCGCCGGACACGCCGCTTCCGCCCGGCTGGGTCTCGACGGTCACCCGCGCCGCCCCCGCGGCCGACCTCCCCGCCGCGATGACCGACGGCAAGGACACCGCCTTCAAACCGTGGGGCGACGACGCGGACGACCCGGTGGACATCGCGATCCGCGACACCCGCCGCGCGATCTTCCCGCTGCACGGCCTCGACCCGGACGATCCGAGGGACTGA